Part of the Cercospora beticola chromosome 5, complete sequence genome is shown below.
CAGCATTACTGTACCCATCTGACATGGTAGCTACCTACTTACGCAGCGTAATCAATCCGGCCGAACTCCTTGACTGTTTCTGCAATCGCTCGCTCGACCTGGTCTTCTTGTGTTACATCTGCATGAATGGTGATGCACTTCACCTGGTCAGCATTGGTACGTCGCCGAGAAGTGGAATAAATGTACCTTCGTGCCATACTGCTCTACAGCTGCTTTGCCTTCGTTGAAGGTCTTCTCATCCTGGATATCGACGAGTGCTATGCCTTTCGAGCCTTCTTTGGCGAATGATACTGCAATGGCGTTTCCGAGTCCACGAGCTCCCCCAGTGACGAACGCAATGCCGGGAGCGACAGGGCCACCGCGAAGCTGAGACATGATAAGATACTGACAAGGGTTGTCAAACAACTGATGTGAATTTATGTGATGAAGAAGTGCAGATATATGAGTCTATTTTCGACTCGCATTCCCCTCTTGAGGACGATCTGACCTCGGCCGGCTCTTAGTTGTTACGATCCTTCTAAAGCTATGCTTGACCTAGACAACATGCGATCGCACAACAGTATAGCCGGGTTAGCCTATGGTTCTCACGTGGAGCAGCGACTGAGCTTAGCTCCACGACACGACACAACGTGAAGCATCCTGCATTGATGACTACGCAGCCGTATGGCTTCCGCGATCCTCAGCCTGATGTAGGCCGAAGTAACACCTCGAAGTCCCTCGCATGGCTCCTGGTTGGCGTTTGTGTCGTCAGGCTTATTCGTTAATCTGCAGAGCTACCCCGCAACATCCCCAGGCCAAGCTACATGTGACAATGTGCTACTTGCTTATGCAGTCTACTCCTCACTGGCAGAGTACAAGAGGCAGCTTCTGGCCTGTTGTAGCTTTTGAGCACGAGACACTTCTAAACAATCAGTAAAATCATCATCGAACCCATCAATCATGTCTGGCCAGCCTTGGGAAGATCGTCGTGGAATGTTTCAGCGAGGAAAAGAAGTCCACGATCCTGCAAGACGGCCTTCTCAAAGTGGTGGTGTGATTGAAGCAGTGCGGAGAGCTTCTGTAACCAGCAACAACTCTTTGGTCGAGAAGCCATTGAGTAATGATCCAGCATCTCCCAGCTCGCCAACGAGCCAACGACGAAGGGTAAGCACCGCAGAGGTCGAGGAGCTTAAGCGTTCAAGCTGACGAATTGCGTTCGTAGTCTTCAGCCGCATCTGGTGGCATGTTCGGTAGCCTCGCGCAGCACAAGCGTGGAAGCGAAGACTATGCGACGCGAAGAGGCAGCCACGCCGAGCAGCTCACATCGGGCGGAGCAGTATCAGGCTGGTTCAATAAGACCTTCCGAGGCATAAGCACACCTGGTGACCAGAAGGCCGCCGATCAGAAGCGTGGAGTCATGGAATGACTAGAAGAACGTGGACCTGAGGCTTGATCTCGGGTGCATTATCGGTTGCTCGTCAGCACCGGTCGAGGACGTGTAGGAAGAGCTTGCTCGGTCGGTATGGTCTTAGTGGCTTCGTTCGGGTGCAGAATGGATTGTCCTTCGACAATGATCGCAATgtattagtagaagaaatGTAAAGTCATGCTTTCTGCCATTCCAAACCGCTTGGGTTTCTGGAACTCTTGTGTAGTGAGCTCTTTGTATCGCGGCTGATGCCATCCTCGAAGTACGTTACCCATTGTGCGCTGTGTGTGAACAAAACTGCAAGCTATCAGCTTCACAGCACTTCTGCGGACTTGCGCCTGGCAAACTCATTCTGCTCAAACAACCTCGAATCTGCCTTAAAGATCAGACTTGGTAACGGCGACGAGTTCAAACCACGTCAACGACTTGTGTGTCTGATCTTGGGCCATGATCCCGGCGTCCTGTGGACGAAATTAAAAAACACCAACTCCCTTCTCACCTGCACTGGCACTAGAAGCCTAGCTCTCCGAACCGTGAGCTGAGAACTCCTCAGTCAGAGTCCGCCAGATTCAGGCCTTGTTCGTGTGGGAGACTGAGATCCGACGCAAAGCGCCTGCGCTGTCTTCAGAG
Proteins encoded:
- a CDS encoding uncharacterized protein (antiSMASH:Cluster_16), whose amino-acid sequence is MSGQPWEDRRGMFQRGKEVHDPARRPSQSGGVIEAVRRASVTSNNSLVEKPLSNDPASPSSPTSQRRRSSAASGGMFGSLAQHKRGSEDYATRRGSHAEQLTSGGAVSGWFNKTFRGISTPGDQKAADQKRGVME